One Ailuropoda melanoleuca isolate Jingjing chromosome 14, ASM200744v2, whole genome shotgun sequence DNA segment encodes these proteins:
- the RNF152 gene encoding E3 ubiquitin-protein ligase RNF152, whose translation METLSQDSLLECQICFNYYSPRRRPKLLDCKHTCCSVCLQQMRTSQKDVRCPWCRGITKLPPGFSVAQLPDDPEVLAVIAIPHASEHTPVFIKLPSNGCYMLPLPISKERALLPGDMGCRLLPGSQQKSVTVVTVPAEQRPLQGGAPQEAVEEEPDRRGVAKSSTWSGVCTVILVACVLVFLLGIVLHNMSCISKRFTVISCG comes from the coding sequence ATGGAGACGCTCTCCCAAGATTCCTTGCTGGAATGTCAGATCTGTTTCAATTACTACAGCCCCCGGCGAAGGCCCAAGTTGCTGGATTGCAAACACACCTGCTGCTCGGTGTGCCTCCAGCAGATGAGGACGAGCCAGAAGGACGTGAGGTGCCCCTGGTGCCGGGGCATCACCAAGCTGCCCCCGGGCTTCTCAGTGGCACAGCTCCCCGACGACCCCGAGGTCCTTGCGGTCATCGCCATCCCGCACGCGTCTGAGCACACCCCAGTCTTCATCAAACTTCCCAGCAATGGGTGCTACATGCTGCCCCTGCCCATCTCCAAGGAGCGAGCGCTGCTGCCCGGAGACATGGGCTGCCGCCTGCTGCCCGGGAGCCAGCAGAAGTCCGTCACCGTGGTGACCGTCCCGGCTGAACAGCGGCCTCTGCAGGGCGGGGCGCCCCAGGAGGCGGTGGAGGAGGAGCCAGACAGGCGGGGCGTGGCGAAAAGCTCCACGTGGTCCGGGGTGTGCACTGTGATCCTGGTGGCCTGCGTCCTCGTCTTCCTGCTGGGCATCGTGCTGCACAACATGTCTTGCATTTCTAAGCGCTTCACTGTGATCTCCTGTGGCTGa